A window of Maniola jurtina chromosome W, ilManJurt1.1, whole genome shotgun sequence contains these coding sequences:
- the LOC123879950 gene encoding piggyBac transposable element-derived protein 4-like: MSAGNVEAQLAEMFADTGSSSPDEEASSSSSEEETSSDQSTSQAEEGWTEAGSLQEFPFSNIGHFNIGPAESPIDFFNLFFNSTFMSLLIASINSHGLRLLLETNAPHSRALNWKDTNADEVLVFLAMLIHMGHIRLSRLNDYWSTDPLYNLPFKNFMSRDRFLLILRNLFFSDPNYSFSNNDPNRFVKPIITFFNNLMKTLVSPPKNLTIDESVLHWRGRLKIRQYIKGKRHKYGVKIYVLTDTNGITQKMHMYCGSHDDELQGKGHADKVVMMLMEDYLDAGHSLYMDNFYNSVKLAENLLAKRTYLTGTLRANRVGNPIITRTKIARGTLLTRYRRGVCVTNYRDKRNVLMISTEHHSNLVDSRNRRGQVSQKPKVIVSYNKFMKGVDRKDQMLSYYPFYTKSTRWYRKMLLHVMQVMLLNSYLMFNQQMKYSGNNDKVMSFLDFRLNVIRKLLKIDRLPPTDRQTAIRNMPTSSTVNKIKTNTGDDIHLPEELPKNHKGKTKRKDCRHCMDTTGKRKSTLFYCPLCSKRPGLCLKCFRVYHRY, translated from the exons ATGTCTGCCGGCAACGTAGAAGCTCAACTCGCTGAGATGTTTGCAGATACTGG GTCGTCGTCACCCGACGAAGAGGCCAGTTCTTCTTCTTCCGAAGAAGAAACGAGTTCTGACCAAAGTACTAGCCAAGCAGAGGAAGGATGGACTGAAGCGGGTTCATTGCAGGAGTTCCCATTTAGCAACATTGGGCACTTCAACATTGGTCCAGCTGAGTCCcccatagatttttttaatttattttttaactctaCATTTATGTCTTTGTTGATAGCGAGCATTAATTCTCATGGCTTACGGTTGTTATTAGAAACCAATGCCCCTCATAGTAGAGCTTTAAATTGGAAAGATACTAATGCTGATGAAGTTTTAGTCTTCTTGGCAATGCTTATCCATATGGGCCACATACGATTAAGTAGGCTCAATGATTACTGGAGCACGGACCCCTTATATAACTTGCCTTTTAAAAATTTCATGTCGCGGGACCGTTTTCTATTAATACTTCGTAACCTGTTTTTTTCTGACCCTAATTATTCATTCAGTAACAATGATCCTAATCGATTTGTCAAGccaataataactttttttaacaatCTTATGAAAACTTTAGTTAGTCCTCCTAAAAATTTAACGATAGATGAAAGTGTATTACACTGGCGAGGTCGCTTAAAAATCAGACAATATATTAAAGGCAAAAGGCATAAATATGGAGTTAAAATATACGTACTTACGGATACGAATGGCATAACGCAGAAAATGCATATGTATTGTGGATCACATGACGATGAGCTTCAGGGCAAAGGTCATGCTGATAAAGTGGTGATGATGCTTATGGAAGATTATCTAGATGCAGGGCACTCTCTATATATGGACAATTTTTATAATAGTGTGAAATTAGCAGAAAATTTATTGGCTAAACGTACATATCTTACAGGTACACTTAGAGCCAATAGAGTTGGGAATCCGATAATTACTAGGACAAAGATCGCTAGAGGTACATTGCTAACGAGGTACAGGCGTGGCGTATGCGTCACCAATTATAGAGACAAAAGGAATGTACTGATGATCTCAACTGAACATCATTCAAATTTAGTTGATTCTAGAAATAGGCGCGGCCAAGTTTCACAGAAACCTAAAGTTATTGTGTCATATAATAAATTTATGAAAGGCGTTGATAGAAAAGACCAAATGCTATCATATTATCCGTTTTATACTAAATCAACCAGGTGGTACAGAAAAATGTTGCTACATGTAATGCAAGTTATGTTGCTGAACTCATACTTGATGTTCAATCAACAAATGAAATATTCCGGAAACAATGACAAAGTCATGTCATTTTTAGATTTCCGTttaaatgtaataagaaaattgTTAAAGATTGACCGACTCCCAccgactgatagacagacagccaTTAGAAATATGCCTACATCATCgactgtaaataaaataaaaacaaacacagGAGATGATATACATTTGCCGGAAGAGTTGCCTAAAAACCATAAAGGCAAAACCAAAAGAAAAGATTGTAGGCACTGTATGGACACCACAGGAAAACGCAAATCCACCTTATTTTATTGTCCCCTTTGCAGTAAAAGACCTGGACTATGTTTAAAATGCTTTCGAGTATATCATAGGTACTAA